The genomic stretch GTTCATGGAGACAGGGTAACCGGAGTCATCAGTTCTCTGGATCTGTGCCGGGCCATCGCCACAGGAACAATCACAGCCTGACATTGCAACTCTCGTAGATATTGTCCTTATTTCAATAGATCATGCTTTCAGCCTGACCGAGCCGTTCGTAGAACATGTTCCTTCGCATCGGAATGAACCCTGCTTCCTGGATGTTCCTGACGATCTCCTCTTCTGATAACTGAAATGAGACCCCGGCGGCACGGACGACATTTTCCTCGATCATCGTGCTTCCAAAATCATTTGCGCCGCACCTCAGGGCGAGCTGTGCAACCTTATCCCCCTGCGTCACCCAGGAGACCTGGATATTCCTGATGTTGTCCAGAACTATCCGGGATATGGCCAGCATCTTCAGGTATTCATGCGGCATTGCCTCCTTCCCGCCGAGCCGGGTGTTGCCGGGCTGGAAGGTCCATGGAATGAAGGCCGTGAATCCCCCGGTCTTGTCCTGAAGCTCTCTAACGAGAAGTAGGTGGTTGATCCGTTCTTCCGTCGTCTCGATGTGTCCAAACATCATGGTCGCCGTAGTTTTCATCCCCTGGCGGTGTGCTTCCTCCATAACTTCAAGCCATTCCGCCACGGAGCATTTGTTTGGAGAGAGTATTTTCCTGGTCCTGTCGGAGAGTATCTCCGCCCCTCCCCCGGGGATGGAATCAAGCCCGGCCTCTCGCAGTCTCCTGATCGTTTCTGAAATCGGAAGAGCCGAGATACTTGCGATGTGGATGATCTCCGGCGGTGAGAAGGCGTGGACGTGAATATCAAATTCCGCTTTGA from Acidobacteriota bacterium encodes the following:
- the mqnC gene encoding cyclic dehypoxanthinyl futalosine synthase, giving the protein MRDDHRNSLAEIEEKILSVRRIERDEALLLYEEGSFLFLCSLADEVRKRKHPDRVVTYIIDRNINYSNICISGCSFCAFYRKASDPDSYLLAFEEIKRKIGETLSLNGVQILMQGGLHPYLQIGFYEELLRNIKAEFDIHVHAFSPPEIIHIASISALPISETIRRLREAGLDSIPGGGAEILSDRTRKILSPNKCSVAEWLEVMEEAHRQGMKTTATMMFGHIETTEERINHLLLVRELQDKTGGFTAFIPWTFQPGNTRLGGKEAMPHEYLKMLAISRIVLDNIRNIQVSWVTQGDKVAQLALRCGANDFGSTMIEENVVRAAGVSFQLSEEEIVRNIQEAGFIPMRRNMFYERLGQAESMIY